A region from the Acomys russatus chromosome 22, mAcoRus1.1, whole genome shotgun sequence genome encodes:
- the Etaa1 gene encoding ewing's tumor-associated antigen 1 isoform X2 gives MLGVWIGETAIPCTPSVAKEKSRAKISCAKLKTQNREKELMKLAEQFDRNMGELDVIQEQYGRGHHCMQATSEVGHVCDHTDSTRMESGDTVPEISRALMKKQVEGHAGISVAEEQDNNEKPFDQSVEADLNAIFDGSTQMCSGHLSQDLSGAFLNNSKTTFVKKISFIEEVVTTETLLAENLLSKTPVSPSPQVNTAAMLKSCVTPYAKMLDTSSKRLDELTWCDFEDDWENLLGNEPFLMENADMLEHTPSATAQGTARKAICTFIGKNDAVTSRANTNLDRRLRDSKMTLSLPSEAHNREPRSTRENRFSPYPGDESRKLPFTGSRVTSEKSVSNIVSKNEDDVAASNLTGVKEDGRGKCTFHVDASDKPGSHTRHPNKQKYGLSAKLPLKAPANAYCFDPVFLGKENSVCNTDQTHGSKSSSSLDDWNDPLLASEMVEACHQLETTWAADDMDDDLLCQACDDVERLTQQENRGSEESASLSNIPRHGSRNAPTAPTQGSVLVVPSNPVSSSTLSSLTNKSQINKSVTVRKRDNYPTILDATTNFSVCSKNSGGNQHVPLVQVNSPKFVLAGTSSLNVSLGPVRTGIATNVNLSTHPLSHSALANGTQNDSGVLKCSKFTFKTKNPQALSQLNQNCIAGSIPVSKILQDLGKEETVHSLLEGNHQRPSIKSSESLKPSSTDEEERNRKYSPEEIQRKRQEALVRRKAKAQAWPTVHPAPISLL, from the exons ATGCTGGGTGTGTGGATTGGTGAAACTGCTATTCCTTGTACTCCTAGTGTAGCAAAAGAGAAGTCACGAGCGAAAATCAGCTGCGCAAA gttaaaaacacaaaatcgAGAAAAAGAACTTATGAAATTGGCAGAACAGTTTGACAGAAACATGGGAGAACTGGATGTGATTCAAGAGCAATACGGGAGGGGTCATCATTGTATGCAGGCCACCTCAGAAGTGGGGCATGTATGCGACCATACAGACTCCACTCGGATGGAGTCAGGTGATACAGTCCCTGAAATCAGTCGTGCTCTAATGAAGAAGCAAGTGGAAGGACACGCCGGCATCTCTGTGGCAGAGGAGCAAGACAACAATGAGAAACCGTTTGACCAAAGTGTTGAAGCAGACCTTAATGCTATTTTTGATGGTTCCACTCAGATGTGTAGTGGACACCTAAGCCAAGATCTGTCCGGTGCTTTTTTGAACAATAGTAAAACCACCTTTGTaaagaaaatttcctttataGAAGAAGTCGTCACTACCGAAACTCTGCTCGCAGAAAACCTGCTAAGTAAAACTCCAGTGTCACCTTCCCCTCAGGTGAATACTGCCGCGATGCTAAAATCATGTGTGACTCCGTATGCTAAGATGCTAGACACATCTAGTAAACGTCTTGATGAGTTGACTTGGTGTGATTTTGAGGATGATTGGGAAAACTTACTAGGCAATGAACCCTTCCTCATGGAAAATGCTGACATGCTTGAACACACTCCTTCTGCAACTGCCCAAGGTACTGCTCGGAAGGCAATTTGTAcctttattggtaaaaatgaTGCAGTGACATCAAGAGCAAATACGAATCTCGATAGAAGGTTAAGAGATTCAAAAATGACACTGAGTCTACCTTCAGAGGCACATAACAGAGAACCAAGAAGTACTAGAGAAAATAGATTTTCACCGTATCCAGGTGATGAGTCAAGGAAGTTACCATTCACTGGGAGTAGAGTGACGTCTGAGAAATCTGTCAGTAACATTGTTAGTAAGAATGAAGACGATGTTGCTGCCTCTAATCTTACAGGCGTGAAAGAAGATGGCCGTGGTAAGTGCACGTTTCATGTGGATGCCTCTGACAAGCCTGGTTCACACACAAGACACCCTAATAAACAGAAATACGGGCTCAGTGCTAAGCTGCCTTTGAAAGCACCTGCTAATGCTTACTGCTTCGATCCTGTATTCTTGGGCAAAGAAAACAGTGTTTGTAACACGGATCAGACTCACGGATCAAAGTCCAGTTCTTCCCTTGATGACTGGAATGACCCACTGTTGGCCAGCGAGATGGTTGAAGCGTGCCATCAGTTAGAGACTACCTGGGCAGCAGATGACATGGATGATGATTTGTTATGTCAGGCGTGTGATGACGTCGAGAGACTAACTCAACAAGAAAACAGAGGCAGCGAAGAATCGGCAAGTCTGAGTAACATTCCCAGACATGGATCCAGGAATGCTCCTACTGCACCAACCCAAGGCAGTGTGTTGGTGGTGCCATCTAATCCTGTCAGCTCTTCAACACTGTCATCTTTAACAAATAAGTCACAGATAAATAAATCTGTGACGGTGAGAAAAAGAGACAATTATCCTACTATCTTGGATGCTACAACAAATTTCTCTGTGTGCTCTAAGAATTCAGGTGGTAATCAGCATGTGCCACTTGTGCAGGTGAATAGCCCAAAATTTGTTCTTGCAGGAACTTCAAGTTTGAATGTTAGTTTGGGCCCTGTGCGCACAGGCATTGCTACTAATGTGAACTTGAGTACGCATCCACTCTCCCATAGTGCCTTAGCAAATGGAACTCAGAACGACAGTGGAGTATTGAAGTGCTCAAAATTTACATTTAAGACTAAAAATCCTCAGGCTCTTTCTCAGTTAAATCAAAATTGTATAGCAGGAAGTATACCTGTTAGCAAAATCTTGCAGGATTTGGGAAAAGAGGAAACTGTCCATTCGTTGCTTGAGGGTAATCACCAGCGACCTTCAATAAAGTCTTCTGAGTCTTTGAAACCATCTTCTACAg